The Agromyces sp. G08B096 DNA window AACTCGCGCCTGACGTTCAGGCTCTGAACTATGCGCAGGGCCAGCAGTTCGATGTCCGGTTCGACACGCCGCATGCCGTCGAGTTGGATGGCGACCGTTTCGGTCTCGTAGCTCGTGCTCGTATCACGGTGCGCCCGGGCGCACTGAAGCTCTGCGTCTCGGCGCAAGCACACGGACCGGAAACCGAGACCGCCGCGCCCTGAAACTGTGAGCGCGCACATGTTGGGCGACCATACTCTGAAAATGAAGAACAATCAGCAAGATTCGGTCGGCGACACAGCCACCGGTGCGGAGCCAACAGGTGTCCGTAACGCAGCATTCTGGGCGCATCTCGGCGCCAATCCGGAGGGCCCCGACCGATGGGCCAAGGCATCGCGCGTATCGTGGTCACCCCTCGGGACGCCGGTGTTCTCATGAACACCGCCGAGAGCCTCGCGCTCTCGCACGTCCTCGTGACGGAGCTTCCGGTCACTCTCGGGACCGTCGGCGCTCCCGCCCGGTACGACGTCGCGGCCGTGTTCACGAGGCGCCCAACGACGACGGAACTGCGCCTGCTCACCGAACCCTCCGTTGAAGCGAAGCTCGTCGAACGCGGCTACCCGACGGTGTCGCTCCGCGCCGCGGACCGCCGTCTCATCATCGGCAGCACCAGCCTCACCGAACTGAGCAACGGCCTCGGCCCACTGATCGGGCAGATCCTCAGCGACATCAGCTCCGAGGCGGCCGACGAGCAGGGGCACCGCGATGCGGAGGCCGCCACACTTCTCCAAGAGGAAGCCGCCCGCGCCGCCGCCATCGTTCACGCGGCCGAGCAAGTCGACTTCCGCCCTCACGCTTCGCAGTATCACTGAGCAGGCGATCACCATGTCGAAGCATCGAAAGACCCCCGAAGGCGCGCGAGCCGACCAGCGGTGGGAAACCGATGGCGGGGCCACCCCACCCGAACAGGTAGCGGACGCCGGACACACTCCGGGGAGTTCTGCGGCCGAGCGGCGGGAACGGCGGTGGCAGACCGCGAACGACGGGCACTGGCACCACGCTGGCTATAGCGACGACACGAAACGCCGTCAGATCAAGGACTGATCATGTCCGAAACGCGCACCACCCGAGCATCCGCACGAACCCCGAGCAGTGAGTTCACCGAACTCGCGCAACAGATCAGAGACGCCGGGCTCATGCGACGCCGCTACGGCTACTACTGGACCAAGCTCATCCTCGTTCCCGTCGTCATCGGCGCCGCGATTGTCGTGTTCATCTGGATCGGCGACAGCTGGTGGCAGATGTTCACCGCCGCGATCTTCGCCTTCCTCTTCACACAGACCGCGTTCCTCGGCCACGACGCCGCCCACCGGCAGATCTTCCGCTCCGGCCGCTGGAACGACTGGGTCAGCCTGATCATCGGCGACCTGTTCATCGGGATGAGCTACGGCTGGTGGCAGCACAAGCACACCCGCCACCACGCCAACCCGAACCGCATCGGGTCGGACCCCGACATCGAACTCCCCGTCGTCGCCTTCACCCCAGAACAAGCGACCCGTCCACGACCAGCGCTCATGCGCTGGGTAATCGCCCACCAAGGCGTGTTCTTCTTCCCGCTCCTCCTATTGGAGGGCCTCTCGCTGCACGCTTCGAGCGTGCACCGCGTCCTCATGCGCGAAAAAGTGCAGCGCAGGCCGGTCGAGATTGCGTTCCTGACCGTCCGCCTCCTCGGCTACCTCACGCTCGTCATCCTCGTACTCTCACCCGACAAGGCCGCCGTCTTCCTCGCGATCCAGCTCGGGCTATTCGGTGTCTACATGGGCATGTCGTTCGCGCCGAACCACAAGGGAATGCCGCTCGTGCCCGCGGGGTTGAAGCTCGACTTCCTCCGCCGCCAGGCCCTGATGAGCAGGAACATCCGAGGCACCCGCCTCCTCGACTTCGCGATGGGAGGACTGAACTACCAGATCGAACATCACCTGTTCCCCTCGATGCCCAGGCCCCACCTCCGACGTGCAGCACCCCTGATCTCGAAGTACCTGACCAGCCACGATGTCCCATACACGCAGACGACGCTCTGGCGGTCCTACGCCATCGTCTTCCACTACATCAACCGCGTCGGGCTCGGCGAACGCGACCCCTTCGAATGCCCCCTCCTCGCCCAACGCCAACACCTCGGCGCTTCCTAGACCGGGACCGGTCCAGCGATGCCCACGTTCGTGACTACGAAAGCGCCCCCTCTCCAGAAGGAGAGGGGGCGCTTTGACGTGGGGCCGGTTACAGCGAGGAGGTGCGTTCGTTGGCGCCGCGGATGACGAACGCGACGACGATGAGGCCTGCCGCGCCGGCGAGCATGAACACCGGGGAGGCGAGCGGGGCAAGCGGCCCGGCGGTGCCGTGCCCGACTGCGAAGGTCGAGAAGTCCCACAGGCCGTGGAGCACCATGGCCCAGATCAGGGTGCCGGTCGTGCGGCGGAGGATGTAGAACACGGTGCCGCCGAGGAACGCCATGCCGACCTGGGTCATCGTGAGGTCGAGGCCCTGTCCGCCGAGCGCGTTCGTGAGGTGCATGACCGCGAACGCTGCTGTGCTGATGAACCACACCCATCCCTCGTGGAGTCGGCTGCGCAGGCCGACGAGCAGCAGGCCGCGGGTCGCCATTTCCTCGGTGAAGCCGACCAGCAGCAGGACGATCGACGCGGCGAAGAAGCCGAGGTGATGAGTGGGATGACGAGCTGGAGGAAGAGGTCTTGAGGCGGATGGGGGAGTTGCGCGGTCGAACGCTTCCGCGCGCAGAGAAGGACGCGCACTTCGAGCAACTCCTGGACCAGTCGCAGATGCCTCCTGTGCCGACGGGGCGGATCCCCGCCGTCGGTGGTGCGGGCAGCTTGGCCGAGGAGCGGGCGGCGAAGAAGCTCGGGATCGGCGTCCCCGAACTTCGACGGCTGGCGCTCGGGCTCTGGTCGCGACCCCTCGAGGAGGAATCCTTCTGGCGGGCAGGTGTCGATAGCACGCCTCAGGCGCGTGGCCGAGTCACTCGCGTGCTTGTGAACGAGATCCGTGAATCTATGGGAAAGGAGCACTGATGGCTCGACCCAGGACAGCTATCGGGACGTACGGCATGATCAATGTGATCGAGGTGTCGCCCGGCAAATGGCGGGCGCGCACGCGATACCGATTCGCCGATGGAAAGGCCCGTCAGGTTGAGAAATACGGACCGAGCAGTGCGAAGGCGATCGCTGCGCTGAAGCAGGCGCTCACAACCGTCGAAGCGGATCGAGGTGGTGAGCTCAAGCCGACGACAACCCTGCGCGTCCTCGCGCAGATGTTCCTTGACGCGAAGCGCGATGTCGGGCGGTCGGAGGGCACCCTTGAGACCTACGGCTATGCCGTCACCGCGCACATCGTGCCAAGGATCGGCGACCCCACCGTCGCCGAAGCCAAGCCGGCCCGTCTGCAGCCCTTCCTCAACCGCGTTGAGAAGGAGAGTGGGGCCGGGGCGGCGAAGAACTGCCGCTCTACTCTGAGCGGGATGATGTCGATGGCTGTGGTCAATGGCGCGATCGAAAAGAACCCCGTGCGTGAGCTGGAGCGTATCTCCCGACCAAAGGGAAAGATGCGCGGTAGCGCGGCCATCCCGATCGATGAGCTGCCGAGCTTTCTCGCCAAGATCCGTTCTGACGCGGACCTCGAGAAATGGGACACCATCGAGCTGATCGAGTTCATGCTGTGCTCAGGCTGGCGCGTCGCGGAGGCGTGCGGCCTCGATATCGCCTCAGTGGACCTCGCCGCCGGCACTGCCGCCGTCGAAGCCATCAACGTCCGCGTCAAAGGCAAGGGGATCGTGCGCCAGGAGTTCCCAAAGACCGAGAAGTCCGCACGGGTCACCCCGCTGCCGGCGCAGACCGTGGAGCTGCTCCGGCGGCGACACGAGCGGCTGCGGGAGTTCACCACGCTGCTCTTCCCGACGCCCCTGATGCGCCTGCGCGACCCTTCGAACACGCAGCGTGAGATCCGAGACCGGCGCGAAGCACTCGGCTACCCCGAGCTCTCCACGCACTCGTTCCGCAAGACTGTGGCTACGATCCTTGACAAGGAAGGGCTGTCCGCCACCGAGATCGCCGATTACCTCGGCCACGAGAATCCGTCGATGACCCAAGACGTCTACATGAACACCCTGAAGGGATCCACGAAGGCTGCTGAGGTGATGGGGCGGCGGCTCGATGGGATGATTTGAATGTGCGGGGTTTGCGCGGAGTGTTCGACGGTTAGAAAACAAAAACCCCCGGTAAACCGGGGGTTAAGTGGCTCCGACCGGCATCGATCCGGTGACCTTTCGATTTTCAGTGAGCCTGGGCGGTTTTCGGCACTGTTCCTATGGTTGCGATATCGCGCTGATCAGGGATTCCGCGAAATCGTCACAGTTGGTTTCAGTTGCTTTTCGGGCCATTAATGGCCCTTTAATGGCCCAGACTTGGCGCGGATTCGGACGGCGGTCGACCCAAGCGAGCGATTCGGGCCGACCAGTCGAGCTGCATGCCGCGTCCGAGTGTCATCCCGATCCGGCATGCCCAATTCGGCTGCATCGATTGTCATCCGACACCGCTCGCCTCGTAGCCGTCGCGCGGCGGCGCGACCCGCACTACAACTGCCGCGGCTCACATTCCTCAAGCAGCAGAAAGTTGGAAATGTTTCCCTGGAGTATGGTGACGACACCATGACCAGACGACCAGCTCTGTCTGAGACGCATCCCGAACTTGCGGCGCAGTGGGACTACGAGGCGAACGGGTTCGGCCCGGACGCGGTCACGGCTGGCTCGAACATGAAGGCTTCTTGGGCGTGCGAAGTCGGGCCGTTGCACCGATGGCGCGAGTCCGTCTCGAACCGTTCCCGTGGCGGAGGCTGCCCGTACTGCTCTGGCCGACGCGCCCTCGCTGGCTTCAATGACCTGGCGACCACGCACTCCGGTCTTGTCGAGGAGTGGGATTTGGCTGTGAACGAGAAGGCGCCCACTGATGTGCGCCCTGGCTCGAAGTATGAGGCTGCGTGGGTTTGCCGCGTGCATGTGCAGCACCGGTGGCGGTCTCGGGTGAGCGCGCGAGCACTCCAGGGTCAGGGGTGCCCCGTCTGCGCGGGGAAGAAGGTCATCCGCGGTGTGAACGATCTTGCGGCCACGCACCCTCACCTCGCCGCAGAGTGGGCGGATGAGAACCCCTTACCCGCCACGCAGGTGGTCGCTGGCTCGAACCGTCGCTTCTCATGGGTTTGCTCAGTTGATCCTCGCCACCGCTGGGAGGCAACGCTGAACAACCGCAGTAGTGGTAGTGGCGGGGGTTGTCCGGTATGCGCGGGGAAGAAGGTCATGCCGGGCGTGAACGACCTTGCCACGAGCCGGCCGGACGTCGCCAAGCTATGGCACCCGTCCGCGAACTCTTCGGCACCGGAGGGCGTCACTGCGGGCTCGAGCAAGGTGGCGTGGTGGGTGTGCCCAAAGGATGCCCGCCACCGTTGGCAGCGACCTATCACGAGCCAAGTGCAATCCGGTGCGTACTGCCCGGTATGCGAGGGCCGTATCGCGATCGCCGGCGTCAACGACCTCGCGACCGCCCGCCCCGACCTCGCCGCGCAGTGGGATCCTTCCAACGCGCTCGCTCCCGAGGAGGTGACTACCGTGACGAGCAAGATAGTTGGCTGGGTGTGCCCGGCACACACCGAACATCGATGGCGGGCAAGAGTGGGCGATCGTGCCAAGGGTTACGGCTGCCCGATTTGCTCAGGCCGCCGCGCCTTCGCTGGTTTCAATGACCTCGCCTCCCGGAATCCTGGCTTGGCGGCCGAGTGGGACCCTGCGAACCCGATCCGGGCCGACCAAGTCACGTTCTCGTCCGCGCGGAAGGTGAACTGGATCTGCCCGAATGACGCGCGCCACAAGTGGCTGGCGAGCGTGAACAGCCGCAATAGCGGTGGCGGGCGCGGCTGCCCTTTCTGCGCCGGAAAGCGCATACACGTGGGCAGCATGGACCTTGCCACGACGCATCCGGACGTCGCTGCGGCGTGGGACCGGGAGAGGAACACGAGAACGCCCCAGCAGGTGACCGCGGGGTCCGGATATCGTGCCCACTGGGTGTGCGTCGTGGATCCCGAGCACCGCTGGCAGACGTCGGTTTCGAACCGAGCGCTCGGGGGGAACGAGTGCCCGGAGTGCTCGCGCCGTGTGGCATCCCGGATCGAGCGGGTCCTGTTTGAGGCGCTGGCCGATCATCTTGACGCTCCGGCGCACGGCCGGAAGGTGCCGGTGCCCTGGGGGCCGCAGACCGCAGCCGAGTTGGACATATCCGGCAGCTATCGAGGAGCACCGGTTGCGATCGAGTACGACGGACTCGCGTGGCACGAGAACCGTGCCGATGTGGACATCGCGAAGACGACCGCGATCCTTGAAGCCGGCTACTTCGTTGTGCGCATTCGGCAGGGCGAGCTCCCGCATCTTGAGCTCGAGCACCCGAGGCTCCTGCAATTGGACTATAGATACCGGTCCGGCACCGACGACAGGCTCGCGCTCTTTCTTCAGCCGACCGTCGCGACCATCCTCAAATGGCTGGAGGCGCAGACCACGCGTTCGCCGGAACCTTCGCCTACAGGCGATGTCGCCTCACCCGCCGATTTACCTCCCATGGGCGAGGCATGATTAGTCCTGTTAGGAACCCTGAGGCTCCGCCGGCAGCCACGCTTCCATACACTGATCCCGCACTCGACGCACTTGGTTGGGCTCGATGGTAGGCAGCACCGACAAACGGCACCACGTCCCAGCGGCGTGCATCGGCTACTTCTCGGAGACACCGAAAGCAATACGTCGAAAGAGCATGGTCGCCGTGCATCGATTCGTTCCCGATGTGAACTTCATGGCACGGGCCGAAAACGTCGGCTTCTCGCGTGACATCTATCGCGGCTCGCCGTTCCCCGAAGGAGGCTGGGATAACGACAATTACTTCGCCACCTTCGAGAAGATGGCACACAAAGAGGTCGATCGCATAGGGAGCAGCCCCAGCGGGGCCATCCCTGCTGATGACTGGATCCGAGTCGCTGCGTACGTGACCAGCCAATTCGCCAGGGCCCCCGACCTCGAACTCTCACTCGACGTTCTTGCCGAGGAAATGGGTATGTCTCGCGAGAACATGGATGTCGGCTACCTCATGAATCTCCCACGGGTCGGGAGCGCCGTGCTGCGAGCCCGATGGGAGTTCGTTCGCTCACCGAGCATCGATTTCATTCTGAACGATCGCGCTATTGCGGGCATCCGCTACGGCGATTGGGACTCGTTCGGGTATTTCGTACCCCTTCGCAAACGATTTGGCATTCGACTTGCAGGAGGCCCTTTTTCCAAGCGGATCACTCGGGTCAACGGCGAATGGAAGATCGAGATCCCGATTGTAGATCTCGAGGACTTTCAGGTCGAGCAACTCAACAGGTGGACATGGTGTGGAGGAGTCGCGGAGGTTTACGGGCCCTCCATCGAGCACCTTGACCATGTTCGTGCGCAGGTCAGCGCCGGCTCGATGTGGGATGACGTTCGTGAGATTGCCCGCAGAATTGAGGGTGCCTCGATGCTGACGCTGAGCAACAGCCAGCGTGTTGCGGATGAATGGCTACTCCCAAGTCTCATGGGAGGCATTAAGGAGCCGGAGCAAGGCATCGAGAACGTCCACCTCTCGGTGTAGGGCTCCAGATCGCCCGCTCCGGTAGCCCATTGCTGTCCTACTCGTGAGCGACCTGCTAGGGGAGCGCGTGCCCTACGGTTGTCGCATGGAAAGGCAAATGTGAACACAGAGGCGCTAGTCAAGTTGGTCAACCTCCAGCTCATCAACAACGACGCTGAGTTCGTGGCGGCTAACGAAATGCCCGTGGGACCCTTCGGCACTTCGGTGTTTGGGTCCATCAAGGGCTACCCGGTTCGGCTGGATTTCGTGATCAACCCTGCGAACGATCTGCGGGCAGTGCACCTCTTTGACCTAAGAACGAAAGCGCTTCTTGCTGAGCGGCTGATGTCTCGTACTTTTGACGAAGCGATCGAGGCGTATCCCTGGGCAGCGACAATTGCCACACTCGTTCTGACCTGACGTCAGTCCGATAGGGATCCGCTTCCGGCACACTCGCATGCCTGCCGCCCGCGGCCCGTTAGCGTCGAACCTACACCTCATCGGCTGAGGCCAACTTCCGGCATACGCCCGGCCGCGATGTTCCGATCGAATCCGGTACCGCCCGGCAGACGTGCCGTAGTGGTCGAGAGGCCGCGCACAGACTCGCGCGCAGCGGCCGTCGCGGTCGCGAGTCCGCGGTCGGCGCGATCGCGTTCCAGCGCGAGTACGAACTGTTCTCGCGCGTCATAGAGATCAGTCGCAATAACGTGCAGTCGGTTGGCATTACGTCCGCGAGTCATGCCTACATATACGCCCGCCGCATCCATGGCATCCTCGAGGATCGTGTGCGACTCGGGAACAGTCGCGCCTTGCATCCCGTAGGCGGTAGAGGCGTACGCCAGATGAGTGTGCTCGGCGACGTACTCCGACGGCAGACGCACAGTGCGTTGTCGCCGACAGCCGGAGCGTTCCTTCGCCCATACTGCGCCGTCGTCGCCCACGCCCTGGACGGTCCATGTCTGTCGATTCGCCACGGCTAGGTTGGAGTCGTTCTCCCGGGTTTGGATCACATCGCCGCGTCCGATTCTCAGACCGTCGCTGCCGGTCGCGGTGTGGTGGTCGTCGACGTGGCCGGTGAATACCTGTTCGTCGCGGATGCGCGCGTTCACGTCGCGCGCTTCGTCGATTGTCGCGACAGTCACCGCATCTCCGATACGCAACTCACGTGCGAGCGTTTCGCGTAGGGCATCCGGGCTTTCATGGATCACGACAAGGCCGAGCGCACGAAGACGGTCGAACAGGGATGCCGGATGCTCCCCGCGTCGCATCTGCACAGTGAGCGCGGCATACGCGGGGTCGCTGAAACGGTGCACGGCCATCATTCGGTGCACGCGCGGGAGCAATTGCGCTGCAATGTCGAGCACGCCGCCGCGACCCACCGCGGCGAGCTGCGCCCGATCGCCGACGAGCGCGAGCGTGGAGCCGTACTCGTCGGCGACGGTTAGGAGCGCGAGCGCGGTGTCCTGGTCGAGCATGCCGGCTTCGTCGACGACAATTCGCTCACCGCGGGCGAGCCGAGAGGATGCCGCGGGGCCTCCGTAGGGCGCACCGGTCTGTGGATCGCGCTCACCTATGGCGAGACGAGTCCAGACGCCGTCGCGATTCCAGCGCCAGCCGTGCTCGTGCACCAGCTTCGCGACGCTGTCGGCCGCAATCCCGAGTTCCTGGTGCGCGACATCCGCCGCCTTCTTCGTCGGCGTGACCACCCGCGTTGCACGACCCTGTGCAGCAGCCGTCGCGATCGCGGCGGCCAGCATCGTGGTCTTGCCCGCGCCCGCGGCGCCCTCCACGACAACGAGTGGGTCGGCGGACGCGACCGCGGCGGCGGCCCTCGCCTGCGCTGGATCCAGCCTCAGCCGTCGTACGATGCGGTGCACGTCGGGCGGACGGTTTCGAGACTTGGTTGCACGCGCACTCAGGAGATCGCGCAGCCGGGTCTCGCAGGCGATGACGCGCACGCTCGTCAGGTGAGCGACGTGCTCGGGGCGTGGGGCGTCCGGCGCAAGAACGGACAAGCAGTCCTCACTCGCCAACCGAGTCGCGAGCATGATCACCTCGCGCAACGGTCGCGGGGCGGATCGCACGCCTGCCTCCGTGATGATGCGCGTGACGTGGTCTTGGATGTCGTGCACCGTCC harbors:
- a CDS encoding site-specific integrase, which produces MARPRTAIGTYGMINVIEVSPGKWRARTRYRFADGKARQVEKYGPSSAKAIAALKQALTTVEADRGGELKPTTTLRVLAQMFLDAKRDVGRSEGTLETYGYAVTAHIVPRIGDPTVAEAKPARLQPFLNRVEKESGAGAAKNCRSTLSGMMSMAVVNGAIEKNPVRELERISRPKGKMRGSAAIPIDELPSFLAKIRSDADLEKWDTIELIEFMLCSGWRVAEACGLDIASVDLAAGTAAVEAINVRVKGKGIVRQEFPKTEKSARVTPLPAQTVELLRRRHERLREFTTLLFPTPLMRLRDPSNTQREIRDRREALGYPELSTHSFRKTVATILDKEGLSATEIADYLGHENPSMTQDVYMNTLKGSTKAAEVMGRRLDGMI
- a CDS encoding zinc-ribbon domain-containing protein — protein: MPGVNDLATSRPDVAKLWHPSANSSAPEGVTAGSSKVAWWVCPKDARHRWQRPITSQVQSGAYCPVCEGRIAIAGVNDLATARPDLAAQWDPSNALAPEEVTTVTSKIVGWVCPAHTEHRWRARVGDRAKGYGCPICSGRRAFAGFNDLASRNPGLAAEWDPANPIRADQVTFSSARKVNWICPNDARHKWLASVNSRNSGGGRGCPFCAGKRIHVGSMDLATTHPDVAAAWDRERNTRTPQQVTAGSGYRAHWVCVVDPEHRWQTSVSNRALGGNECPECSRRVASRIERVLFEALADHLDAPAHGRKVPVPWGPQTAAELDISGSYRGAPVAIEYDGLAWHENRADVDIAKTTAILEAGYFVVRIRQGELPHLELEHPRLLQLDYRYRSGTDDRLALFLQPTVATILKWLEAQTTRSPEPSPTGDVASPADLPPMGEA
- a CDS encoding AAA family ATPase, with product MHDIQDHVTRIITEAGVRSAPRPLREVIMLATRLASEDCLSVLAPDAPRPEHVAHLTSVRVIACETRLRDLLSARATKSRNRPPDVHRIVRRLRLDPAQARAAAAVASADPLVVVEGAAGAGKTTMLAAAIATAAAQGRATRVVTPTKKAADVAHQELGIAADSVAKLVHEHGWRWNRDGVWTRLAIGERDPQTGAPYGGPAASSRLARGERIVVDEAGMLDQDTALALLTVADEYGSTLALVGDRAQLAAVGRGGVLDIAAQLLPRVHRMMAVHRFSDPAYAALTVQMRRGEHPASLFDRLRALGLVVIHESPDALRETLARELRIGDAVTVATIDEARDVNARIRDEQVFTGHVDDHHTATGSDGLRIGRGDVIQTRENDSNLAVANRQTWTVQGVGDDGAVWAKERSGCRRQRTVRLPSEYVAEHTHLAYASTAYGMQGATVPESHTILEDAMDAAGVYVGMTRGRNANRLHVIATDLYDAREQFVLALERDRADRGLATATAAARESVRGLSTTTARLPGGTGFDRNIAAGRMPEVGLSR
- a CDS encoding CPBP family glutamic-type intramembrane protease; translation: MPARRIPPRGVATRARAPAVEVRGRRSRASSPPAPRPSCPHHRRRGSAPSAQEASATGPGVARSARPSLRAEAFDRATPPSASRPLPPARHPTHHLGFFAASIVLLLVGFTEEMATRGLLLVGLRSRLHEGWVWFISTAAFAVMHLTNALGGQGLDLTMTQVGMAFLGGTVFYILRRTTGTLIWAMVLHGLWDFSTFAVGHGTAGPLAPLASPVFMLAGAAGLIVVAFVIRGANERTSSL
- a CDS encoding acyl-CoA desaturase, with amino-acid sequence MRRRYGYYWTKLILVPVVIGAAIVVFIWIGDSWWQMFTAAIFAFLFTQTAFLGHDAAHRQIFRSGRWNDWVSLIIGDLFIGMSYGWWQHKHTRHHANPNRIGSDPDIELPVVAFTPEQATRPRPALMRWVIAHQGVFFFPLLLLEGLSLHASSVHRVLMREKVQRRPVEIAFLTVRLLGYLTLVILVLSPDKAAVFLAIQLGLFGVYMGMSFAPNHKGMPLVPAGLKLDFLRRQALMSRNIRGTRLLDFAMGGLNYQIEHHLFPSMPRPHLRRAAPLISKYLTSHDVPYTQTTLWRSYAIVFHYINRVGLGERDPFECPLLAQRQHLGAS